CGGGGATTCAGTCAGGAGAGTTGTGCTGAATCGTCGCAGCCATTCTTGCCAATCTTCCTTGGTCGACTTGCCCTTAGTGTCCCAAGCAGCCTTGAGATGAATGGCGTtcatctccagcttctttgTTCCTTGGTCAGCAAAGGTAGGCTCCTCCGATCCATCGGCAAATCGGTCGGCAGAGCTCAGATCCTGAGGGAGAACCTCGCCCTTCTGGAGCTTGCTGACAAACAGCTCGTAGTTGGGATGCTGAATCTGATGTTGGTTGATAGTCTTGTTGACGGTGCCCATAAAGTGGAGGTAATCCTTGCCCAGCTGCTGGATGAGGGCGCAGAGAGTATCCAGAGCAGCCAGCCGCAGCTGAGGCTCTCCCATATCCAGCACACGTGTCAGGGGGTGGATGATCTTTGCAGCGTAGTCATTGAGGTTGACTTGACGCGAGATCTTTCCAATCGTATCAATAGCCTGCTTCCTGATGAAGGTAGGCTGGCCTTGCTTCTCGAATGTGCGGACAATAACAGGAATGATAAGATGCATGTACTCTTCAGCACTGGCACCGAACACCAAGAAAGCATGCATCACCCTCTCCGACGGGGTGCGCTTAGCAGAGGTGTCCTTGTCAAGAACGCCAAGCATCAGCGGAAGAAGACTAGCCAGGTAAATCTTGAACTCTCCCTCAAGAGACCTTGAAATGGCCTCGACAAGAGACATGATGGTGGTCTGAAGCGATGGCGAGGTATGCCAGTATTCTTGCAAGATCTCGACAATGTCCGGGAGATAATTTCTGATATGCTGTCGGACAATGCTGACGAGAGTTGCCAACTGGTTGAAGTAGGACTCCAATCTTGTGGAGGTGGCTGACCTGATGACATGGAGAAAGGCCGGTATGATTCTATCAAGAAACGACACACACTCCAGTCCCAGGGTGCGAAAGATGTTCATGATTGCTTCAATCACAGCTGCGTGATGCTGGACTAGAGATGGATCTTTGAGGATTTGCAGAAGCGCGTTGATAACGACGGTCGGGAAATACTCCTTGTTTGATGGAGTCAAGCCCGTCATCATGAGGGAGATGTCTGTCATCTGGTTGGACTCGAGACGTCGGGCATCTGGTGTTCGTTCTTCGACCTGTGAGCTCGATTAGTATCCAATTTATGAGAAGAGTTCTCAGAAAACCTACCTGATGCTTGTAAGGATCGAGGGCACCAAGGATACCCATCAGTTTGATGGTTTCCTGTCGCAATGGCGCTCGTTGTCCCTCGGTTCGGATAATGCTCTGGAGAATCTCCAAGAGCTGTGGATATTCAAGGTAGGGCTCGATGACATAGCCGGAGTTGCTGGCCAACTGTCCCAGGGCGTGCAGAGCAGCTTCTCGCTTCGAGTTGGAGCTCTGGTCTTGCAGCGCATCAATGATGAGCGGCATCAGGCGGTCCTTGTATGGCAGCATGTCCTCGCCGCCCACAGTTGCAAGCTCACCAATCGCCTTGAGAATGGTAGCCGCCACTGAAGGGTTAGAGTCGTTCGCCTTGGGAAGTAGAACCGAAATCATGGGCTCGACATAGGGCTTGATGAGGGACTGCGCATTCTGAACCAAGAGACTCAGGAGCTTGGCACTCTCTTCCTTGCTACGGGCGACGTCGGAGAACTCAAGCTCAGTGAGCATCTGAATGAGAGTCTTGCGAAGCGAAGGGATGACATATGCCGGGTTGTATCTAGCCAGACGACcaatgatggagatggcaaCTTCGCGAATCGAAAAGACCTCGTCGTTCAGAGCGAAGAACAGGATGCGAATGTTTTCCGCCTTGGCTAGATGTCGGTCAAATCGCTCGTCAAGAGCCGCCAGGACGGTCCGTCTGATGTTAGGTTCTGGGTCTGAGACTCCGACGGTCAAGAGTTTCTCAATGACATCGCCGACAACCTGGAGCGCATGGTAACTCGTCTGGTTGACAATGGGGTCACGGACGTAAAGCTGgcagcaggtcaaggccgcAGCTTCACGAATTTCCggatcctcatcctccacgTACTTGATCGCCACGTCACGCACAAACTCGTTCAGAACATGACCGGAGAAGTCGAAGCTTCCGAGAGTGTTAAGCGCCAGCTTCACCTCGGCCCTCCGGTGTTCATAAGCCAGGGGgtccttggcgtccttgggGATAATCGGCACCGAGTTGAGTGTGTTTGGCTGTGGTGCGCCAAGAGGCTTGAAAGGTTCACCACACAGAACTACGCTGAGCATGTCAAGTAGTCTCTCCTGAATTGTCGGCTTGACGGGTGGGATATAAAAGGCCATGTCGACAAGGGCCTGAGTGAGCTTGGGAGTGAGGTCACACGCAAAGATGGGGTCCAGCAGTGCTTCCATGTACTTGCTCAGTGTCTGGCCGACAGCCACGGCAAGTCGGCTGATGCAGTCAAAGACGGGGTCCACTGAGCCTCTCTTACGAGACTGAATGCTGAGGCCTTCGCGCACGTAGATGAGCACGCCATCGAGGTAGGGAGCGATTGCGCTTTTGACCGAGTTGGCGATGTTACCGATGGCAAGGAAAGCGTCATTAcgctccttgtccttcttaAGCATGCCAGATAAGTAGACCATGAACTTGTGTAGCCATGTGTGGGCAAAGTCGGCGGGGGAATAGCTGGCCAGATCGGGGATCAGAAGCACCACGGTCTTTCTGATGGTCGGGTCTCGATGATCCTTGTGCTTGAAAACAATGTCACAAGCCTGCTGGTAGTGCTCCTGCATGTACATGGCTCCCTGTTCGAGGAGCTCCTTCAGGACGAGCAGCGAACCGTGAACGGACTCGACTGTGTTAACCTTGAGTCCTTGCTTCGCTTCGTTGTAAATCTTGCTCATCCACAGCTGCTTCATCTCTTGGTCTCGCTCGCGGAGGATTCGGAAGCAGGCGCTAACTGTCTCTGCCGACGTCGCACGGATGAGCTGTCTGGAATCTCTAAGTCCAACCCAGATCCAGTCGAAGATCGTCGGGATGTATTGATACATCAAAGTCGGCGCGCTGCGGGCGAGTTCTCGGAGAACAAGCACGGCGCTGTATCGTCGCTCCTCCACACGGTCGTTCTGGAGCCATTCGAGCGCTGTGTTGACCTCCGAGTCCACCAACTCAGATATCAAGGAACCACCAGGCCGGCAAAGCTTCCCCAGGGCGATCGCGGCAGGCTGCATCGGATTGATGTCTTTTCCTCGGAGGATCGTTTTCAAGTTTTGTGTGAAACGCGTATATTTAGCGGAGATATCAACGCCCTCGAAATCGATGAGCGCATCGAGAGCGTAGATGCCGCCCAGGCGTTCGGAAGAGTCGTTGCCATGTGTGATGAGATGCGTAATCTTGTTGTTAACGGCATTGTAGAAGGCGATGAATTGCTCGGGGCTCAGGTCTGAGGGGAGGTTAGCAGCAGCTCGGGTCTAGAGTTTCGTCCGATCTCGTACCTCGATGGCAGACAACTACGAGCTCGCGAAGCTGTATCGCAGACCGCTTGCGCACATCGTCGCCGCTCCTGCTGTAGAATTAGCATCTATGATTCATCAGACGCAGCTAGCAGCCACTCAAAACCTACCTCGAACGAAGGCCACGAGTGATGTATTCAAGCCGCTCTAAAGCGACCTGCTGTGCTTGTGCCATGTTGCCCGTATGGCACTCGGATTCGATCGATCAACGTCGCATGTACTGGAATAGGGAGGCCCCGGAAGGCGGGCGATCGCGTGGTCGGGCAAAGGTTGAGGTCGGGCGGGGAGGTGTTGGAGTTAAAGCTTCGAGTCCAACGAGGAGCGCGCAGCCGAGTACGTGTCGTCTGCTTTTGGAGAACGCGGATAACGAGGGGACGAGAAGAGATGCTCTGATGTGTATATAAGTTAATGAACGCCGCCCTCAAGCAGGCACCAGCTCAGCGAACGTCCTTCACAGGCGCATCGCTTTGTTGTTGCTGACGGGGAAGTTGAGGTTGGTAGCTTGGGTCAGGCGGAGGGCATTAGATTGACCTGAGGTTTGGAATTAGCGGGCCAGCCGTGGAGCGGTGCCGAGGTGCTAGCACAGTGTCAATTGCGGGTGTGCTTCACTTTACGTCACCAATAAACGCAAGCCGTACAGTGCATCTCACTTTCAATACGGACCAGATACAAAGGCGTTAAAGCTTATCGATAAGCCCCAAATCTTAGGAATTAGGAATCGCCTCAACCTGGTAGGATCCTTGGTTGTATGTTCCACTCTCGCAACTATTCGCCCATCTTCTATCCCACGCGCCGTTCATCCATTCTATCCGCATCTTGGTGTTCTCGCTTACCCGACCACGCGACTTCAATCTCCTCTTACCGCATCTTCGAACTCTCATCACCCCTGTCGCGCAGCCTGCGCCTCTCGATCGAATCCCCTGCATCTCCCCTCAATCAACAACCATGGGTAACGACGGCGGCTCGATCCCCAAGCGTCGCGAGCTTGTCAAGAACGCAGCGCGTGCCCCGACCGTTTCCGAACTGAAAGCCACCGCACTCGAATCGCTCGCTCATGCATGGGCTCACTGCGCACTCAGTGGCGAACCCCTCGACATCGACACCGTCGTCTCGGACTGGCGCGGGCGCCTTTACAACTACGAAGCGATCCTCAAAGGATTGATGCCGTCAGACGATCCGAACGATGTCACACCTTCAAGTTTAGGAATCAAGTCTCTGCGAGATGTGGCGAAGCTGAAAGTGTCCAAGAACGGCAGCAAGTGGGTGTGCCCCATTTCGATGAAGGAGTTGGGTCCTGCCGTCAAGGCTGTCTACCTAGTTCCTTGCGGGCACGTATTCGCCGACGTGGCAATGAAGGAGATCCAAGAAAAGGCGTGTCCGGAGTGTGGTGTGGAGTTCAGTGAGGACAACATCATTACGATCTTGGCAACCACAGAGACGGATATCGAGCGACTAGAGAAGCGGATGGAAAAGCTCAAGGGTCAAGGGTTGACACATACATTGAAGAAGGACAAGtcagaaaagaagaagaagcgcaagggtgatgatgtaaaggaggaggaggccaaagCCGCAAGCAAGGAGAACGGCAAGTcggggaagaaggaagacTCCAGGATCAGCGGCATCAACAACTCGTTTGCAGCCTCGTTGACGGCCAAGGTTTTGGCTGAACAGGATGAGCGGAATAAACGGAGAAAGCTGGTGGCAGAGGCGGCCAGAGGTtgaacatgatgatgatagtTAGCACTGAATACTGATACCCCTTTGATGTTGGAAACCGATCTATAATGCTTTCATACATACCGAGACGTATATGAAGTCTACCCAGCCTGCGGTGTACGGATACCAATCGATGGTTCCATGTCCGAGACAACGTGATGCCGTGTTCGCTTACACCGGTCATCAATTAATGCAGGCTCAGCAATCAGATAGATAAAGGTCAACTATGTTTGTTACTAACGAGCCTATCAAACATGAAAACCACTTTTAAAATGATAATTTTAATATTGCTTCTCGCTTCCGATATCCCGAGGCCCTTGTAAAACGGCATTGATCGCGGTTGATCCATCATTCTGGTTCCTGTCATGATGTACCTAGGGTAGCAAGCGAAGCAACACAAGCAGCAGTGATCACCCGCTGTGAGACATCGTCAAATCAATCTGCATGGGGTATAAAAAAGAGACAAAAACGTAAAATCATTTTAGCATGTGACACGTCAAGTATTAAATGGTAATATCATGCATGTCATTTATATCGTCAACACTTTCTAATGCTCAAatcatgaagccatcaccatctctAAAGAACCATCATTCGCAATTGACAACCACCAATACCAACTCCTTGCTTTCCTCAAAATCCCATCACATCGTTTAACATCTCAAAAACTCCCTCGTAACCTTCCACTGCGTCTGCCCCGGCTCAGGATCCTGAAAGAAAGTCGTCCAAATCCCTCCATCCTCAGCTACCCCGATGATGGCGTTCTTGATCCGCCGGTGCTCGGGAACTCCAAACGGCGACTCTAGGCTCGCCGACTTGAGAGCGGCGGTATCGAGCTGCTGGATTCCCTCGAGGGCTGCTGTTATCGGCGACATGGGCTCTGATGTGTTGCTTGGTGAGGACATGCTTGACGCGCCGCTCCCAGGCGTGTTGCCTGCGACACTTTCCGCTGGTGTTGGATCGGTAAAGGCCGGCGGTAGTGCAGGGAGAGTGGGAGGGCTCGACACGTCAATCTTGATCTTCCTGGCGCTGCACGTGTGGATGTCGAAAGACCCGGACTCGGAAGAGCCTTGGCTTGAAGATTCTAGATTGGTGGACATGGCGCCTAATGTAAGATCCAGGGGATCCTGGATGTCGGACTCTTCAAACTCAATGATGCGGGCAGCGATCACGGCCGTTTCGCGGACGTGCCAGAGATTCTCCCGCCTGTTCCGCATCTGCTCTCGAGTTAGGAGCTTGAGGGCTGCTCGTCGCAGCAAGGGGTGGCGACATTTGGTCGCAGTCCAGTACACGGGAGCGACGAGTTCCGTCTCAAAAGTGAAGGGCTCCAGCTTGGAGTTTGTGGGGATGGAGCCGATGACGGAAGATGCaagggagatgatggatgcgAATGCTGGGAGATGCGCGTCGAATGCAAGCTCGGATGTCTGCAAGGATGTGGATATCCAGACCAGGCTTGCTTGGTGATACATTCGGAGAATGTTCAGCTGGCTCTCTAAGGCTGGAGACTGAGGACTCATCGAGGTGAGGACGGTAAAGGCGGCGTACCACCGGCTGACTTGCGACAAGAGCCGTTGCTGTTCGTTCTGGAGCTGCTGCATGACTAGAGGGTCGCAATTAGGATCAAAGGCAAGGGCATGTGCTCTTGTACCAAACTGCAAGCCTTCATCCAGTACCAGATACAAGCCGTATCGAGCCTCTTCAACTGTCGCAAACACAGCGGGCACCTCGGCCCAGGCTCTCAAGTGGTTTGGGATAGGGGCCGGGCGACTGCCAAAGAGGAAGCTCGAGAGACTCAGACGCGTGTATATCGGCACGAGCGAGCGCTTCACCATCTCCATTGTCGAAGAGTGTCCGTCACCTAGACCTGAGAGAATCTTTCGACCCTGGCAGATGTGCATCTGAGCCGCCGAGTCGCGGTCGGCCAGGAACTCGAcgcagatgaagaggatgcaGACGAGGAGTGGAATAGCTGAGGGTTCATCGCGTTGAGCCCAGTTGCGCAACGACGTGATGGCATTCCCATACTCTCGAAACGCAAATCGCGTATCAAGCTTGTGTCCTGTTCTGCTCCTAGAGTCAACGGCCTCGTGAAGACTGCTGATAGCCAATATTGCGTGGCGCACAGCTGGCTCTGTCGCGCTCATCTTGATGACCAAACCACCCCAGAAGCCCGTGTCAAACGGCCCAGACAAGATCTTGGAAGTACGCGAGCGGTAGTAATCAAAAGCGCGCGTCTCAGCCGGAGACCCAAAGCCAGGCGATGGACTAAGCGATAGAGGCTCCGGGGAAGAGTTTGGTGTTTGGCGATAGCCATCGCATTTGCGACCTGTTTTGATACATCGTAGACAATGCGGCTTTGCTTCGTCGCACTTGACTTTTCGAATTCTAGGTCAATGTCAATTGAGGTTCAAAGGAGTAGCAAGATGAGAGGAGACGGACTTGCAGGTTATGCAGCCAGTCCGGACCTTTTTACTCCCCTTGCGTCCCGATGGCTTTGGACTTGTCTGAGACGGGAGTGAGATCATGTCGGCTAACAACAAAGAAGAGCCAAGATTATCAAAAATATTAgggcaagaacaagaagtCCGAGGTTCAGAGTCCGAGCCGGTCAATGAGGGGAAAAGAGGGCGGGCGATGGGGATTGTTTATTGCTTGTCATCACCAGGGGCCGATCCTTCTACCGTGCCCGCCTTGATGCTTACAAGGGACCCCTGGAATTAAGCACAGCCCGCCCCGTGGAGAGGCGCTGTCAAGATGTTCGCGTCTAAGGCTGGGGCTGTGAGACGCAGCCACGATGAGGTGTCATTGATGGAGCCCTACGAGCTGCTGGGGCATGGTGAGAAGCTTGTTTAGTGTCTCTTGTTTCATGTCTAATTCGGTTTATTTTGAGGTTCTTTTTGGCTTCTGGGTGTGTCGAAGGTTAGGGTAAATTCCGAGGTGATGCACTTGAACTGGAGATAGCAGCATGTGGTCAAGTCATTGGCAATCCAGCAGAGTTTAATAAAAGACATTGAAGATATTGAGAAGCATTAAGACAAAATAAACAGTGAATGGCCTCATGTCAACTACCGCCACCAACACAACGCCAAGAAATTGACATTCCAAGCTTGGAATAGGGCTCACATTCTGCACAAGAAACAAGCAAAACTCTAATGAAAGGAACACCAACAACCGGTTTCATTAATGCAGGCAGACCAAAGTTCCTGCATCTTCCAATGCCTTGGTAAGCGTAAAAACGCCTCAGCCTTACAAGACCTGACCGTTGAGGCTGCTCCACACGGAAGCTATCGCGAACCCTTGGTACTCGTCTCTTATTGGTCCGCTCGGACTCAACCTCGGACTTGAACATCTCGGACTCTGCCGTCTCACCCCGCGCGGCTCTTCCCTTCATGTTCCCGAGTCTGAGCCTCGATGCGGCATCGGCTCCACGGGATAAGCTCGCACTACAGGTCCGAGATTAGATGGTGATGGTCAAACGTGTCGTCAACGCCTTCAACCTCACGCTCACTGGATGTTGTGAGGATCTTCAAATTGAAGTGGAGGCTTGGTCAGGTTGTCGGACTTGGCTGGCATGGATGAGCGAGTCGTGGTCTAGTTTTGGGCGCTTCTTGTTGACGATCCCTTTAACTTGATGGTCATGGTATGAGCTCCTAGCTGTGTATATAACTACTTGCTTCGACATGGAAATAACGAaatcttcatcctcatcctccatcattCATCACTCGCTTCTTTCCTTGTTCTCAGTTATAATATTTCCTTTCTTCAACGCACTGTAACAGCAATATGCCTTCCTTCTCAAAGCTGGTGGCCGCTGTGGCCGTCGGCGCTCTCTCACTCGTCGATGCCAAAGCATGCCCACCTCTAGGCGCCGTCTTCCCAGCTCCTCAAGCCCCAGGCGAGAGCAAGCTTGTTCAAACCGCAGCTacaaagctcaaggccggTCTCGAAGAACAGATCACCTCCAAGTTCAACACCTCAGCCCTATCCATCGGCGTCAAGTCCATTCACGAGGATGAACCGCTCTTTACGTACCACTTCACACCCCCCAACCCTGGCGAAGGTACCGACAAGGTCGATGAGAACACCGTCTTCCGAATTGCTAGTGGTTCCAAGCTGCTCACCGTGCTTGCTGCTCTGCTGAACAGCGACATTGACTTTGAGGCTTCTGTGCTCAAGTATCTTCCCGAGCTTAACGAGActgccaaggaggatgagatcTTTTCGCTCAAGTGGGAGGACATCACCGTTGGATCTCTGGCTAGCCACCTTTCTGGCATTGGTGTTGACCGTAAGTCGTCACCGTTCTCTTCTGGAACAATTCGCTAACCCGTACTAGTGGCCCAGGATTTGGGAATCATCGGATCTGCTCCCTGGGCGCAGATGGGTCTCCCCCAGTTCGCCAAGGGTGACGGTCCTACATGCTCTGGCCTTCCCGGTACTCTTCCTGCCTGCACTAAGAAGGATCTCCTCGAGCAGGTCAACCTCCGACCTCCTGTGTACGGACCCTTCACTAACACCGTCTACTCCAATGTTGGCATTGCTCTGCTGGGTCTTGTGGTTGAGgctgccgccaagaagcctTTTGCTGAGGTCCTCAAGCGTGACATCTttgatgttgttggcatGAAGAACACTTACGTCGGCAAGACGCCCCCTGTTGAGGATCTCTTTGTCCCTGAGAGTGAACCCACCTGGAATGTCTCTCTTGGCGTGTTTGACAGGTGAGTAACAATGATGAACACTCTTCAACTATCACTAACTGTTATTAGCGCCGGTGGCATGTTCTCTTCCGTTGCCGAtatgctcctcctcgctgaggGCATCCTCACCAACAAGTTCCTCTCCCCCGCCCAGACTCGCAAGTGGATGAagcccatctccaacaccgCCTCTTGGGGCTACCAGGTCGGAGCTCCTTGGGAGATTCTCCGTGGCGACAACATCACCGTTGATGGCCGCCTCATCGACGTCTACACCAAGAGTGGTGACCTTGGCTTGTACCACTCGCAAACTGTTCTCATCCCTGACTATGACAttgtcatctccatcatgtcgggTGGTAGGGAGGCTTCTGCCAACCAATATGTCACCTCTACTGTTCTCAGCTCCGTCATCAGCGCTCTTGTCCCCGCGATTGAGAAGGTCGGCCGTGAcgttgccaaggaggccttTGCTGGCGAGTACGCCGATAAGGAAACTAACTCGAGCA
This window of the Fusarium keratoplasticum isolate Fu6.1 chromosome 3, whole genome shotgun sequence genome carries:
- a CDS encoding Zn(2)-C6 fungal-type domain-containing protein is translated as MISLPSQTSPKPSGRKGSKKVRTGCITCKIRKVKCDEAKPHCLRCIKTGRKCDGYRQTPNSSPEPLSLSPSPGFGSPAETRAFDYYRSRTSKILSGPFDTGFWGGLVIKMSATEPAVRHAILAISSLHEAVDSRSRTGHKLDTRFAFREYGNAITSLRNWAQRDEPSAIPLLVCILFICVEFLADRDSAAQMHICQGRKILSGLGDGHSSTMEMVKRSLVPIYTRLSLSSFLFGSRPAPIPNHLRAWAEVPAVFATVEEARYGLYLVLDEGLQFGTRAHALAFDPNCDPLVMQQLQNEQQRLLSQVSRWYAAFTVLTSMSPQSPALESQLNILRMYHQASLVWISTSLQTSELAFDAHLPAFASIISLASSVIGSIPTNSKLEPFTFETELVAPVYWTATKCRHPLLRRAALKLLTREQMRNRRENLWHVRETAVIAARIIEFEESDIQDPLDLTLGAMSTNLESSSQGSSESGSFDIHTCSARKIKIDVSSPPTLPALPPAFTDPTPAESVAGNTPGSGASSMSSPSNTSEPMSPITAALEGIQQLDTAALKSASLESPFGVPEHRRIKNAIIGVAEDGGIWTTFFQDPEPGQTQWKVTREFLRC
- a CDS encoding Beta-lactamase domain-containing protein produces the protein MPSFSKLVAAVAVGALSLVDAKACPPLGAVFPAPQAPGESKLVQTAATKLKAGLEEQITSKFNTSALSIGVKSIHEDEPLFTYHFTPPNPGEGTDKVDENTVFRIASGSKLLTVLAALLNSDIDFEASVLKYLPELNETAKEDEIFSLKWEDITVGSLASHLSGIGVDLAQDLGIIGSAPWAQMGLPQFAKGDGPTCSGLPGTLPACTKKDLLEQVNLRPPVYGPFTNTVYSNVGIALLGLVVEAAAKKPFAEVLKRDIFDVVGMKNTYVGKTPPVEDLFVPESEPTWNVSLGVFDSAGGMFSSVADMLLLAEGILTNKFLSPAQTRKWMKPISNTASWGYQVGAPWEILRGDNITVDGRLIDVYTKSGDLGLYHSQTVLIPDYDIVISIMSGGREASANQYVTSTVLSSVISALVPAIEKVGRDVAKEAFAGEYADKETNSSISFKIDDGPGLVINSWQVRGFDVLNHIGSYSFDALESGKVEKSKYVDARVYPTNLNKKGQTSWRTVFDMTTSQQDAEYESALFFKDGTCQTWFVQDRKVYDFLPLDEFVFIEGDEGVSTAVRNPAFNVTLTKVREPGAKKATTNAAGQTRELNAALGLGLAVLAAFMSMF
- a CDS encoding Replication termination factor 2, with amino-acid sequence MGNDGGSIPKRRELVKNAARAPTVSELKATALESLAHAWAHCALSGEPLDIDTVVSDWRGRLYNYEAILKGLMPSDDPNDVTPSSLGIKSLRDVAKLKVSKNGSKWVCPISMKELGPAVKAVYLVPCGHVFADVAMKEIQEKACPECGVEFSEDNIITILATTETDIERLEKRMEKLKGQGLTHTLKKDKSEKKKKRKGDDVKEEEAKAASKENGKSGKKEDSRISGINNSFAASLTAKVLAEQDERNKRRKLVAEAARG